In a single window of the Litorilituus sediminis genome:
- a CDS encoding outer membrane lipoprotein-sorting protein — protein MAKRLFHIIFIFLHLIASFVVAADDGVALLKKIDQLYRSDTSIASMKMQIITPNWQRTLEMQSWTRGMDDTFIRVLSPRKDRGVATLKKDKEMWNYFPKINKVIKVPPSMMMGSWMGSDFTNDDLVREVSLVEEYHVDKATDGDNFRLTLKPKQNTVTVWGKIEIVVNQQSLLPLEQSYFNEKGEKVRIMTFSEIREFSGKKMPAIMTMQPLNKSGHKTVIEYVDAQFDVELDKNVFTLRNLQKRF, from the coding sequence ATGGCTAAGCGATTATTCCACATAATATTTATATTCTTACACCTTATTGCTAGCTTTGTCGTTGCTGCTGATGATGGCGTTGCGCTATTAAAAAAAATTGATCAGCTGTATCGCTCAGACACTTCTATTGCCAGCATGAAGATGCAAATTATCACACCCAATTGGCAACGCACCTTAGAAATGCAAAGTTGGACTCGCGGCATGGATGACACCTTTATTCGCGTGTTATCACCAAGAAAAGATCGCGGTGTTGCCACCTTAAAAAAAGATAAAGAAATGTGGAATTACTTTCCTAAAATCAACAAGGTCATTAAGGTGCCACCTTCAATGATGATGGGCTCTTGGATGGGCTCTGACTTTACCAATGATGATTTAGTACGAGAAGTATCACTGGTGGAAGAATATCATGTAGATAAAGCGACAGACGGTGATAACTTTCGTTTAACGTTAAAGCCTAAACAAAATACGGTGACCGTATGGGGAAAAATTGAAATAGTTGTTAATCAACAAAGTCTATTACCGTTAGAGCAAAGTTATTTTAATGAAAAAGGCGAAAAGGTTCGTATCATGACCTTTAGCGAAATTCGTGAGTTTTCTGGTAAAAAAATGCCGGCGATCATGACGATGCAGCCATTAAATAAATCCGGCCATAAAACTGTGATTGAATATGTTGATGCGCAGTTTGATGTTGAGTTAGACAAAAATGTCTTTACCCTACGGAATTTACAAAAGCGTTTTTAA
- a CDS encoding ABC transporter permease has translation MSEGSYSNIINIFTQDHTGHVQIHQQDYLERPSLYKTINTANALLELLSENQQVVAAAPRVYGPSLAYGKNKTFPAQVIGIDPIKEAQTTRLKSKVNQGEYLTIGMTEAGYFPAMIGYSLAKNLSLSLGDELVLISQGIDGSIANDIFIVSAIVGDESSYEKMNVYLSLPAMQEFLTMGQGDNSQVHQVAIRLQHQSLARTFADAMQKQFADSELFTGNEFRVSPWQVVESAFYNSMQADKKGSYVSMGIIIFIVSIGVLNTILMGTLERTREFGVLKAIGTRPAAVFMLIMLESLALAMVSCILGLLLSLPVCFWLASQGIAMPEPIDMGGIVFDTMLGEVSWYIIWVPSLVVIISTLLVSFIPAIRAAQISPLKALQAV, from the coding sequence ATGTCAGAAGGTAGTTATAGCAATATTATTAATATTTTTACCCAAGATCATACTGGCCATGTACAAATTCATCAGCAGGATTATTTAGAGCGCCCTTCGCTATATAAAACCATTAATACCGCCAATGCATTGCTCGAGCTGCTTAGTGAAAATCAACAAGTGGTTGCAGCTGCGCCGCGAGTGTATGGACCTTCACTTGCCTATGGCAAAAACAAAACCTTTCCCGCGCAAGTTATTGGTATCGATCCGATCAAAGAAGCACAAACAACGCGATTAAAAAGTAAGGTTAATCAAGGTGAATACTTAACGATTGGCATGACTGAAGCAGGCTATTTTCCTGCCATGATAGGTTATAGCTTAGCTAAAAACTTGAGTTTGTCGTTAGGCGATGAACTGGTACTTATATCACAAGGTATAGATGGCTCTATAGCCAATGATATATTTATTGTTAGTGCCATTGTTGGTGACGAAAGCTCATATGAAAAAATGAATGTTTATCTGTCTTTACCAGCAATGCAGGAATTTTTGACCATGGGGCAAGGAGATAATAGCCAGGTGCATCAAGTTGCTATTCGTTTGCAACACCAAAGCTTAGCGCGAACATTTGCTGACGCTATGCAAAAGCAGTTTGCAGATAGTGAATTATTTACAGGCAATGAATTTAGGGTTTCGCCATGGCAAGTGGTTGAGTCTGCGTTTTATAACAGTATGCAGGCAGATAAAAAAGGTAGTTATGTCTCGATGGGCATTATTATTTTTATTGTCTCAATTGGCGTATTAAATACTATCTTAATGGGCACATTAGAGCGTACTAGAGAGTTTGGTGTGCTTAAAGCCATTGGCACAAGGCCAGCGGCTGTGTTTATGCTAATCATGTTAGAGTCGCTTGCTTTGGCTATGGTCAGTTGTATTTTAGGGCTACTGTTGTCATTGCCTGTATGTTTTTGGTTAGCAAGTCAGGGGATTGCTATGCCTGAGCCTATTGATATGGGCGGTATCGTTTTTGATACCATGCTAGGTGAAGTAAGTTGGTACATTATCTGGGTACCTAGCTTAGTAGTCATTATCAGTACTTTATTGGTGAGTTTTATTCCGGCAATAAGAGCTGCACAAATATCACCGCTGAAAGCGTTACAGGCGGTGTAA